One genomic window of Paraburkholderia phytofirmans PsJN includes the following:
- the bcsZ gene encoding cellulose synthase complex periplasmic endoglucanase BcsZ has translation MRVRINKKIGVALALGLAASVSFANLVKVAQTTAAPGACGDWSGYRAFVERFVQADGRVIDYSTPAQQTTSEGQSYALFFALVANDRATFDRLLGWTRTNLAGNQFDAQNMRLPSWQWGRKADGSYGVLDPNSASDSDLWIAYDLLQAGRLWHEAAYTQLGEALAAQIARQEMTTLPGVGPMLLPGPQGFKSGGVTRLNPSYLPLPVLRSLAHDMPNGPWGKLADSAYKLIKTTAPQGFAPDWAAWQNGQFVVDPKNGDTGSYDAIRVYLWAGLASPADPLAKPWLAALGGMRARVAQTGFPPEKVSSTSGTASGEGPLSYWAALAPYFKALGDERGLGLARTHLAALDTNVPGREPVYYDRVLGLFGTGFIDGRYRFDEAGRLVPSWRKECD, from the coding sequence ATGCGGGTTCGAATCAACAAGAAAATCGGCGTGGCGCTGGCGCTTGGGCTAGCGGCGTCCGTGAGTTTCGCCAATCTCGTCAAGGTGGCCCAGACCACCGCCGCGCCGGGCGCCTGTGGCGACTGGAGCGGCTATCGCGCGTTCGTCGAACGCTTCGTGCAGGCCGACGGCCGCGTGATCGACTACTCCACGCCGGCGCAGCAAACCACTTCCGAAGGTCAGTCGTACGCGCTCTTCTTCGCGCTGGTCGCGAACGACCGCGCGACTTTCGACCGGCTGCTCGGCTGGACCCGCACCAATCTCGCGGGCAATCAGTTCGACGCGCAGAACATGCGGTTGCCGTCGTGGCAATGGGGCAGAAAAGCCGACGGCTCGTATGGCGTGCTCGATCCGAATTCCGCTTCGGACTCCGACTTGTGGATCGCTTACGATCTGCTGCAAGCGGGCCGCCTGTGGCATGAGGCGGCTTACACGCAGTTGGGCGAGGCGCTGGCCGCGCAGATCGCGCGTCAGGAAATGACCACCTTGCCGGGCGTCGGGCCGATGCTGTTGCCTGGACCGCAAGGCTTCAAAAGCGGCGGCGTGACGCGCCTGAATCCGAGCTATCTGCCGCTGCCGGTGCTGCGCTCGCTAGCGCACGACATGCCGAACGGCCCGTGGGGCAAGCTCGCCGACAGCGCCTACAAGCTTATCAAGACCACCGCGCCGCAAGGCTTCGCGCCCGACTGGGCCGCCTGGCAAAACGGCCAGTTCGTGGTCGATCCGAAAAACGGCGACACCGGCAGCTACGACGCGATCCGCGTCTATCTGTGGGCGGGCCTCGCCTCGCCCGCCGATCCGCTCGCCAAACCCTGGCTCGCGGCGCTCGGCGGCATGCGCGCCCGCGTCGCGCAAACCGGCTTCCCGCCGGAGAAGGTTTCATCGACCAGCGGCACGGCCAGCGGCGAAGGACCGCTCAGTTACTGGGCTGCACTCGCGCCATACTTCAAGGCGCTCGGCGACGAGCGCGGCCTCGGCCTCGCGCGCACGCATCTCGCGGCGCTCGACACCAACGTGCCGGGTCGCGAACCGGTTTATTACGATCGTGTGCTGGGGTTGTTCGGCACGGGTTTCATCGACGGCCGCTATCGTTTCGACGAAGCCGGACGTCTCGTGCCGAGCTGGAGAAAGGAATGCGACTGA
- a CDS encoding hybrid sensor histidine kinase/response regulator, which produces MPFPAHDHGCSGWRGEMAQRISAFDWAATGLGAIENWPRSLTATVQLLLASPVPLVLLWGKPGYMIYNDAYAVFAGGRHPYLLGCPVEHGWPEVADFNRHVMATCLAGGTLSYRDKELVLLRDGKPEDVWMDLYYSPVADDSGAPAGVLAVVVETTTRVLTERWRQRAEAELHETNERLQLALNTGTVLGTWVLDVRTGKVSGDERFARTFSFRQEEAAKGVERHAAVHMIHPDDQALNDQLTAEAIRTRQPFRAEFRIRRPDGDYIWVQANGQCEFDEHGEPTRFPGVLIDIHERKIAEQSLRQLTETLEQRVADALAARALAEEQLRQAQKMEAIGSLTGGVAHDFNNVLQVINGNLQMLAADAGGHPATLRRLSAATDAVKRGAKLAAHLLAFARRQPLSPTVLNPRRLLSGMSEMLHRALGETVRIDTVLNDDLWNVQADRNQLENALLNLAINARDAMQGDGTLTVRAANRVLDTTFCQDKPELSPGEYVVFSVADSGAGMPPEILQRVFEPFFTTKPDGHGTGLGLSMVFGFLRQSGGHTLIESEVGRGTTVSLFFPRCCEAETSEAVDDTEAPSGGGETILVVEDDADVRLTAVEMLAQLGYKVLTASSGDAAIEFIESDVPIDLLFTDVVMPGKIKSVELAQRAATRSPAVPTLFTSGYARDEIVHHGKLDAGITLLSKPYRRDDLARKVRGVLRAGAAAAAGMALPASVAEGQIAACVPPAAYDRVGESSQESRPPEVEAIPQTKSSLARARSPGTPARVLLVEDDMNSREAFNDLLNALGLDCTAVGSAEEALPLVPAQHFDILFTDLTLPGMSGDCLARAMLRQQPGIRVLLVSGYGKSAQIGDAIPGARLLGKPLDIAELRRELAGWIDHTEEAS; this is translated from the coding sequence ATGCCTTTTCCGGCACACGACCACGGCTGCTCCGGCTGGCGCGGGGAGATGGCGCAGCGCATCAGCGCATTCGACTGGGCCGCCACCGGCCTCGGCGCCATCGAAAACTGGCCGCGCAGTCTGACCGCGACCGTCCAGTTGCTGCTCGCCTCGCCCGTGCCTCTGGTGCTGCTGTGGGGCAAGCCCGGCTACATGATCTACAACGACGCCTACGCGGTCTTCGCAGGCGGCAGGCATCCCTATCTGCTCGGCTGCCCGGTCGAACACGGCTGGCCGGAAGTCGCCGATTTTAACCGGCATGTCATGGCCACGTGTCTCGCGGGCGGCACGCTGTCGTATCGCGACAAGGAGTTGGTGCTGCTGCGCGACGGCAAACCCGAAGACGTGTGGATGGATCTCTACTACAGCCCCGTCGCCGACGACAGCGGCGCGCCGGCCGGTGTGCTGGCGGTAGTCGTCGAAACCACCACGCGCGTGCTCACCGAACGCTGGCGGCAGCGCGCCGAAGCCGAACTGCACGAGACCAACGAACGGCTGCAGCTCGCGCTCAATACCGGCACGGTGCTCGGCACCTGGGTGCTGGACGTGCGCACGGGCAAGGTCAGCGGCGACGAACGTTTCGCGCGCACTTTTTCCTTTCGGCAGGAAGAAGCCGCGAAAGGAGTCGAGCGCCACGCCGCCGTCCACATGATTCATCCGGACGACCAGGCGCTCAACGACCAACTGACCGCCGAGGCGATCCGCACACGGCAGCCGTTTCGCGCCGAGTTTCGAATCCGGCGGCCCGACGGCGACTACATCTGGGTGCAGGCAAACGGCCAGTGCGAGTTCGACGAGCATGGCGAACCGACGCGTTTTCCCGGCGTGCTGATCGATATTCACGAACGCAAGATCGCCGAACAGTCGCTGCGCCAGTTGACCGAGACGCTCGAACAGCGCGTCGCCGACGCGCTCGCGGCGCGCGCTTTGGCCGAGGAACAATTGCGCCAGGCGCAGAAGATGGAAGCGATCGGCAGCCTCACGGGCGGCGTCGCGCACGACTTCAACAACGTGCTGCAGGTGATCAACGGCAACCTGCAAATGCTCGCCGCCGATGCCGGCGGCCACCCGGCCACCCTACGCCGCCTGTCCGCCGCAACGGACGCGGTCAAGCGCGGCGCGAAACTGGCCGCGCATCTGCTCGCCTTCGCGCGGCGCCAGCCGCTCTCTCCCACTGTGCTGAATCCGCGCCGCCTGCTGAGCGGCATGAGCGAGATGCTGCATCGCGCACTCGGCGAAACCGTGCGCATCGACACGGTCCTGAACGACGATCTGTGGAACGTGCAGGCCGATCGCAATCAACTGGAAAACGCGCTGCTCAATCTCGCGATCAACGCGCGCGACGCCATGCAAGGAGACGGCACGCTCACCGTGCGAGCGGCCAACCGCGTGCTGGACACCACGTTCTGCCAGGACAAACCCGAACTGTCGCCGGGTGAATACGTGGTGTTTTCCGTCGCCGACAGCGGCGCCGGCATGCCGCCCGAGATCCTGCAACGCGTGTTCGAACCGTTTTTCACGACCAAGCCCGACGGCCACGGCACCGGCCTCGGCCTGAGCATGGTGTTCGGCTTTCTCAGGCAAAGCGGTGGCCATACGTTGATCGAGAGCGAAGTGGGACGCGGCACTACGGTCTCGCTGTTTTTCCCGCGCTGCTGCGAAGCCGAAACCTCGGAAGCGGTCGACGACACCGAGGCGCCCAGCGGCGGCGGCGAAACGATTCTGGTCGTCGAAGACGATGCCGACGTGCGCCTGACCGCCGTCGAAATGCTCGCGCAACTCGGCTACAAGGTGCTGACCGCGTCGAGCGGCGACGCGGCGATCGAATTCATCGAAAGCGACGTGCCGATCGATCTGCTGTTCACGGATGTGGTGATGCCCGGCAAGATCAAAAGCGTGGAACTCGCGCAGCGAGCCGCGACTCGCTCGCCCGCGGTGCCGACGCTCTTCACTTCCGGCTATGCGCGCGATGAAATCGTCCACCACGGCAAACTCGACGCCGGTATTACGTTGCTCTCGAAACCCTACCGGCGCGACGATCTCGCCCGCAAGGTGCGCGGCGTGTTGCGCGCCGGTGCGGCCGCGGCGGCCGGCATGGCGCTGCCCGCGTCCGTGGCCGAAGGACAGATCGCCGCCTGCGTGCCGCCCGCCGCTTACGACCGCGTCGGGGAATCCAGTCAGGAAAGCCGGCCGCCCGAGGTCGAGGCCATTCCGCAAACAAAGTCTTCTTTGGCGAGGGCGCGCTCGCCCGGCACGCCGGCTCGTGTGCTGCTGGTCGAAGACGACATGAACTCACGCGAAGCATTCAACGACCTGCTGAACGCGCTGGGACTCGATTGCACTGCGGTTGGAAGCGCGGAAGAAGCGCTGCCGCTCGTACCCGCGCAACACTTCGACATCCTCTTCACCGATCTCACATTGCCCGGCATGTCCGGCGACTGCCTCGCGCGCGCCATGTTGCGGCAGCAGCCGGGCATTCGCGTGTTGCTGGTGTCGGGCTACGGCAAGAGTGCGCAGATCGGCGACGCGATTCCAGGCGCGCGGCTGCTCGGCAAACCGCTCGATATCGCGGAACTGCGGCGCGAACTCGCGGGCTGGATCGATCACACCGAAGAAGCATCCTAA
- a CDS encoding DUF72 domain-containing protein has protein sequence MDIRCGTAGWTDKTLIACKRFYPRGSSSAEARLRFYASQFPLVEVDSAYYAMPSASNAQLWFERTPEGFTFNFKAFRLFTGHQTSPDALPRDIAMALPDGIISARKKNVYYRDMPGDIRDELWQRYREALEPLRASRRLGAVLFQFAPWITRAPDGLALVEECRARMAGYMMAAEFRNQSWFDDEHAAWSLEFLRERGIVHVIVDAPPDVSNRVHTVWEVTNPALAMVRLHGRNTQTWGATGAASAADRFDYDYSEAELTDLAVPIRAIARRAGRTHVIFNNCFEDQGQRNARTLMSVLEGIKDAP, from the coding sequence ATGGACATTCGCTGCGGCACCGCAGGCTGGACCGACAAGACGCTGATTGCCTGCAAGCGGTTTTATCCGCGCGGCAGCAGCAGCGCCGAGGCACGTCTGCGTTTTTATGCCTCGCAGTTCCCGCTGGTCGAAGTAGATTCGGCCTACTACGCGATGCCTTCGGCGAGCAACGCGCAATTGTGGTTCGAGCGCACGCCCGAAGGCTTCACGTTCAACTTCAAGGCGTTCCGTCTTTTCACCGGGCATCAGACATCGCCCGACGCGTTGCCGCGAGACATTGCGATGGCGCTGCCTGACGGCATCATCAGCGCGCGCAAGAAGAACGTGTACTACCGCGACATGCCGGGCGATATCCGCGACGAACTGTGGCAGCGCTATCGGGAAGCGCTCGAACCGCTGCGCGCGAGCCGGCGGCTCGGCGCCGTGCTGTTTCAGTTCGCGCCGTGGATCACGCGCGCGCCGGACGGCCTCGCGCTGGTCGAAGAGTGCCGGGCGCGGATGGCGGGCTACATGATGGCGGCCGAGTTTCGCAATCAATCGTGGTTCGATGACGAGCATGCGGCATGGTCGCTCGAATTTTTGCGCGAGCGCGGCATTGTGCATGTGATCGTCGACGCACCGCCGGACGTGAGCAATCGCGTGCATACGGTCTGGGAAGTGACGAATCCCGCCCTGGCGATGGTGCGTCTGCATGGACGCAACACACAGACGTGGGGCGCGACTGGCGCGGCGAGTGCCGCGGATCGCTTTGACTATGACTATAGCGAGGCGGAACTGACGGATCTGGCCGTCCCGATCCGCGCGATCGCGCGACGGGCCGGACGCACGCATGTCATTTTCAACAATTGCTTCGAGGATCAGGGGCAGCGGAATGCGAGAACTTTGATGAGCGTTCTGGAGGGAATTAAGGACGCGCCTTGA
- a CDS encoding DUF2252 domain-containing protein: MTKKNITRNKLSNKLPKPDARQALLTTRRNAKMARSAHAYVRGNTSKFYEWLDGIEGHALPEGPAIWICGDCHTGNLGPVADAQGRVEIQIRDLDQTVIGNPAHDLIRLGLSLATAARGSDLPGVTTVRMMEAIADGYERAFDEAAGIADIHAEKPEAVRVVMREAVRRSWRHLAEERIEDLEPTIPLGPRFWPLAKSERREIETLFEKGSLARLATVLRGTGDEADVEVLDAAYWVKGCSSLGRLRYAVLLDIDGAAVEGDDLCLIDIKEAAQAAAPRYPGVRMPRDNAERVVEGARHLSPSLGERMRAARLAERAVVIRELLPQDMKLTIEQFTRDEAMKVARFLAMVVGKAHARQMDSAERKAWLTELRRNRSKTLDAPGWLWTGIVELVSSHAAGYLEHCRRYATGRDD, encoded by the coding sequence ATGACAAAGAAAAACATCACACGAAACAAGCTGTCTAACAAGCTACCCAAACCGGATGCGCGCCAGGCGCTGTTGACCACACGCCGCAATGCCAAAATGGCGCGCTCGGCGCACGCCTATGTTCGCGGCAACACCAGCAAGTTCTATGAATGGCTCGACGGCATCGAAGGCCATGCCTTGCCGGAGGGACCCGCCATCTGGATTTGCGGCGATTGCCATACGGGCAATCTCGGACCCGTCGCCGATGCGCAGGGACGCGTCGAAATCCAGATTCGCGATCTCGATCAGACCGTGATCGGCAATCCGGCGCACGACCTGATTCGCCTTGGTCTGTCATTGGCGACCGCCGCGCGCGGTTCGGACCTGCCGGGCGTGACGACGGTACGCATGATGGAAGCGATCGCGGACGGTTACGAGCGCGCCTTCGACGAAGCCGCGGGGATCGCCGACATCCACGCGGAAAAGCCCGAAGCGGTGCGCGTGGTCATGCGGGAAGCCGTGCGCCGTTCATGGCGTCATCTGGCGGAGGAGCGCATCGAGGATCTCGAGCCGACCATTCCGCTCGGCCCGCGTTTCTGGCCGCTCGCCAAAAGCGAGCGGCGCGAGATCGAGACTTTGTTCGAGAAAGGCTCATTGGCGCGGCTCGCCACCGTCCTGCGCGGCACCGGCGACGAGGCCGACGTGGAAGTCCTCGACGCCGCCTACTGGGTGAAAGGCTGCAGTTCGCTCGGCAGGTTGCGCTATGCGGTGCTGCTCGACATCGACGGTGCGGCGGTGGAGGGCGACGACCTGTGCCTGATCGATATCAAGGAAGCGGCGCAAGCGGCCGCGCCGCGCTATCCCGGCGTGCGCATGCCGCGCGATAACGCGGAGCGCGTGGTGGAGGGCGCGCGGCATCTGTCGCCCTCGCTCGGCGAGCGGATGCGTGCGGCGCGTCTGGCGGAGCGTGCCGTCGTGATTCGTGAACTGCTGCCGCAAGACATGAAACTGACCATCGAGCAGTTCACCCGCGACGAAGCGATGAAGGTAGCGCGCTTTCTGGCGATGGTGGTCGGCAAGGCGCACGCGCGGCAAATGGATAGCGCTGAGCGCAAGGCGTGGCTCACCGAGCTACGCAGAAATCGTTCGAAGACGCTCGATGCACCGGGCTGGCTGTGGACGGGTATCGTTGAATTGGTGAGCAGTCATGCCGCCGGGTATCTGGAGCATTGCCGGCGGTATGCGACCGGACGCGACGATTGA
- a CDS encoding cellulose synthase subunit BcsC-related outer membrane protein, translating to MRLSALALSLRLALSLTAVCCVATVSPDALAQASKDPLNVLIDQGKYWQSHQRGDLAEQAWQKVLRIDPKQPDALFGMGMVLADRKDGAGAQQYLARLKAAAPNYPNLDELGRRLGESSLRDQTVNDARRLAQSGQSASAVQEYQRALTGKPATPELQLEYYQALSATPQGWDQARRGLEQLARDNPDDPRYALAYAQHLTYRDVTRRDGIARLQKLAGDSTVGASAKKSWRQALLWLDARPSDAPLYQAYLQTATDDAAVKARFDSMVQQDSAARARSQENAATDARGRTIAEGFSALDRNDVATARAKFSSVLATSPNDTDALGGMGIAALKQEHFAEARNYLERASRNGNPARWKTALDSASYWTYTSDAIGARSNGEFAKAKSLFERAIALNPSDVTAQVLLGEMLLANGDPSGAEQAYRMALRRQADNPDAVRGLVGALAAQGRGDEALQFANQLNTEQQSKAGGINRLRGEAQAAQARAAEARGDLGSARSLFEDALLNTPDDPWLRLDLARIYVRQGAVANARSMMDGLLAAHPDMTDALYASALLSAETQDWSAGLAQLERIPVAQRTDAMTTLQHRLWVHQQADLATRMARNGQTQQALATLQAAEPVAGNSPELIGVIAAAYSQAGDPNRALGLVRAAMNAAPGNTDLLLQYAGILSATQQEAELGMVMRRLASMQLTPQQRTDFGNLNLGIVIKQCDAVRQRGDLASAYDVIAPWLAAMPDNPDLQAALGRLYSTAGDDRNALASYRVALQRKPDDLNLLQATISAAAGAKQFSYAETLAKQALTAAPADPGVLATVGRMYRAEGKLSLASTYLQRSLVAANTPLMANAPRSPASNVPRGWEVAMRRIGATPLPGTNPFEGKTATVTPTDADNAALAGGSYNAARSALPYSQSSLPTQTVPNYPPPTQPAPYVAPYTAPAQPYAPNRGPAALPYNAPRPGAEAGGYGQETYGSSQSGAPLQPYPGQGQPPMQQQAQMPPMQQAPQYNPAYQQQAPYSQQQYPQQQPYGAQDGYAATPWPMSPAARQAQASAGSMQAQPYGAPSTKRAAGKKQSASKHGGNAAAYAQQPYGQQQGYPQQPYYGQQAYPQQQQGYAQQPYQPQPPQQQAYANQGYYAQQQPYIPQPPTGYAQPYYPAQPGANGNGNTYAQPNVANAQTLGVAEELAQVNREQSSSISGGIVFRNRTGEDGLSNLTDIEAPIQGRIRAGNGHVVVTATPVTLDAGTPANNVSTLARFGAGLSNGTSVSAANVGSQTASGVGLSVGYEGRSLSGDIGVTPLGFRETNIVGGAQYNGGVTDKVSYSLAVARRAVSDSLLSYAGARDSGSGLEWGGVTSTGGLGSLAWDDGTSGLYVNAAFQYYDGNNVLSNTAVKGGGGIYTRLLKDADQTLTIGVNTTLMRYDKNQSYFTYGQGGYFSPQQYVILNLPVEWSGRNGAFTYDVKGSIGVQHYRQDASNYFPLNDGSGRQGAAEQNAANVGTSVQSGAQYPGQSKTGVSYSLSAVGEYQLAPQLAFGATASLGNAYEYREYLAAVYVRYSFSKQTGSQPFPPTPLVSPYLSLSN from the coding sequence ATGCGACTGAGCGCCCTCGCGTTGTCCTTGCGCCTCGCGCTGAGCCTCACGGCCGTCTGCTGCGTGGCGACGGTTTCGCCGGATGCGCTGGCGCAGGCGTCGAAAGATCCCTTGAACGTGCTGATCGATCAGGGCAAGTACTGGCAATCGCATCAGCGCGGCGACCTCGCCGAGCAGGCATGGCAGAAGGTGCTGCGCATCGATCCCAAGCAGCCCGATGCGCTGTTCGGCATGGGCATGGTGCTCGCCGACCGCAAGGACGGCGCCGGCGCGCAGCAATATCTGGCCCGTCTGAAGGCAGCCGCGCCGAACTATCCGAATCTGGATGAGCTCGGCCGCCGTCTCGGCGAATCGAGCCTGCGCGACCAGACCGTGAACGACGCGCGGCGGCTTGCGCAAAGCGGTCAAAGCGCGAGCGCGGTGCAGGAATACCAGCGCGCGCTGACTGGCAAACCGGCCACGCCCGAATTGCAGCTCGAGTACTACCAGGCGCTCTCGGCCACGCCGCAAGGCTGGGATCAGGCGCGGCGCGGTCTCGAACAGCTCGCGCGCGACAATCCCGACGATCCGCGTTACGCCCTCGCCTATGCGCAGCATCTGACCTATCGCGACGTGACGCGCCGCGACGGCATTGCGCGTCTGCAGAAACTGGCGGGCGACAGCACGGTCGGCGCGTCGGCGAAAAAGAGCTGGCGTCAGGCGCTGTTGTGGCTCGACGCGCGGCCCTCCGACGCCCCGCTCTATCAGGCCTATCTGCAAACCGCGACCGATGACGCCGCGGTCAAGGCGCGCTTCGATTCGATGGTGCAGCAGGACAGCGCGGCGCGCGCACGCTCGCAGGAAAATGCCGCGACCGACGCACGCGGCCGCACCATCGCCGAGGGTTTCAGCGCGCTCGACCGCAACGACGTGGCCACGGCGCGCGCGAAGTTTTCCTCGGTGCTGGCCACCAGCCCGAACGACACCGACGCGCTCGGCGGCATGGGCATCGCCGCGTTGAAGCAGGAGCACTTCGCGGAAGCGCGCAACTATCTGGAACGCGCGTCGCGCAACGGCAATCCCGCGCGCTGGAAAACCGCGCTCGACAGCGCGAGCTATTGGACCTACACGAGCGACGCGATCGGCGCGCGCAGCAACGGCGAATTCGCCAAGGCGAAGTCGCTGTTCGAACGCGCGATCGCGCTGAATCCGTCCGACGTCACCGCGCAGGTGCTGCTCGGCGAAATGCTGCTCGCGAACGGCGACCCGAGCGGCGCGGAACAGGCGTACCGGATGGCGCTGCGCCGTCAGGCCGACAATCCCGACGCGGTGCGCGGCCTGGTCGGCGCACTCGCCGCGCAAGGCCGCGGCGACGAGGCGCTGCAGTTCGCCAATCAGCTCAACACCGAACAGCAATCGAAGGCCGGCGGCATCAACCGTCTGCGTGGCGAAGCGCAGGCCGCGCAAGCGCGTGCCGCCGAAGCGCGCGGCGATCTCGGCAGCGCGCGCAGTCTCTTCGAAGACGCACTGCTGAACACGCCCGACGACCCGTGGCTGCGTCTCGACCTCGCGCGCATTTACGTGCGCCAAGGCGCGGTCGCCAACGCGCGCAGCATGATGGACGGTCTGCTCGCCGCGCATCCCGACATGACCGACGCGCTGTACGCGAGCGCGTTGTTGTCGGCGGAAACGCAGGACTGGTCGGCGGGTCTCGCGCAACTCGAACGCATTCCGGTCGCGCAGCGCACCGACGCGATGACGACCTTGCAACACCGCTTGTGGGTGCATCAGCAAGCCGACCTCGCCACGCGGATGGCGCGCAACGGGCAGACGCAACAGGCGCTCGCCACGTTGCAAGCCGCCGAGCCGGTCGCGGGCAATAGTCCCGAACTGATCGGCGTGATCGCCGCCGCTTACAGCCAGGCCGGCGACCCGAACCGCGCGCTCGGACTCGTGCGCGCCGCCATGAACGCGGCGCCCGGCAACACCGATCTGCTGCTGCAATACGCGGGCATTCTGTCGGCCACGCAGCAGGAAGCCGAACTCGGCATGGTGATGCGCCGGCTCGCGTCGATGCAGTTGACGCCGCAGCAACGCACCGACTTCGGCAATCTGAATCTCGGCATCGTCATCAAGCAGTGCGATGCGGTGCGCCAGCGCGGCGACCTCGCCAGCGCCTACGACGTGATCGCGCCGTGGCTCGCAGCCATGCCCGACAATCCCGATCTGCAAGCCGCGCTCGGCCGCCTCTATTCGACTGCCGGCGACGATCGCAACGCGCTCGCCAGCTATCGCGTCGCGCTGCAACGCAAGCCCGACGATCTGAACCTGCTGCAAGCGACCATCTCCGCCGCGGCCGGCGCGAAGCAGTTCAGCTACGCCGAAACACTCGCGAAACAGGCCTTGACCGCGGCGCCTGCCGATCCTGGCGTGCTCGCCACCGTCGGCCGCATGTATCGCGCGGAAGGCAAGCTGTCGCTCGCCTCGACTTATCTGCAGCGCTCGCTGGTCGCCGCCAACACGCCGCTGATGGCCAATGCGCCGCGCAGTCCGGCGAGCAACGTGCCGCGCGGATGGGAAGTGGCGATGCGCCGGATCGGCGCGACGCCGCTGCCGGGCACCAATCCCTTTGAAGGCAAAACCGCCACGGTCACACCGACCGACGCCGACAACGCCGCACTCGCCGGCGGCAGTTATAACGCCGCGCGTTCAGCGCTTCCGTATTCGCAGTCTTCCTTGCCGACACAGACCGTGCCGAACTATCCGCCGCCTACGCAGCCCGCGCCTTACGTCGCGCCTTATACAGCGCCCGCGCAGCCTTATGCGCCGAACCGTGGGCCTGCCGCCCTGCCGTATAACGCGCCGCGTCCAGGCGCCGAGGCCGGTGGCTACGGCCAGGAGACCTACGGGTCGAGCCAGTCGGGCGCGCCGTTGCAGCCTTATCCGGGGCAAGGGCAGCCGCCGATGCAGCAGCAAGCGCAGATGCCGCCGATGCAGCAGGCTCCGCAATACAACCCGGCTTATCAGCAGCAGGCGCCTTACTCGCAGCAGCAATACCCGCAGCAGCAGCCATACGGCGCGCAGGATGGCTATGCGGCGACGCCCTGGCCGATGTCGCCGGCTGCGCGCCAGGCGCAGGCCAGTGCCGGTTCGATGCAAGCGCAACCGTATGGCGCGCCGAGCACGAAGCGCGCGGCCGGCAAGAAGCAAAGTGCGTCGAAACATGGCGGCAACGCGGCCGCTTATGCGCAGCAGCCGTATGGGCAACAGCAAGGCTATCCACAGCAGCCTTACTACGGTCAACAGGCGTATCCGCAACAACAGCAGGGCTACGCGCAACAGCCATATCAACCGCAACCGCCGCAGCAGCAGGCTTACGCGAATCAGGGCTACTACGCGCAGCAGCAGCCGTACATTCCGCAGCCGCCCACCGGCTACGCCCAACCGTACTACCCGGCGCAACCCGGCGCGAACGGCAACGGCAACACCTACGCGCAGCCGAACGTGGCGAACGCGCAAACGCTCGGCGTCGCGGAAGAACTGGCGCAGGTCAATCGCGAGCAGTCGAGCAGCATCTCGGGCGGCATCGTGTTCCGTAACCGCACCGGCGAGGACGGCCTGTCCAACCTCACCGATATCGAAGCGCCGATCCAGGGGCGCATCAGGGCGGGCAATGGACACGTTGTCGTCACGGCGACGCCTGTCACGCTAGACGCCGGCACTCCCGCCAACAATGTCTCGACGCTCGCGCGTTTCGGTGCCGGCCTATCGAACGGCACATCGGTCTCGGCAGCCAATGTCGGCAGCCAGACGGCGAGCGGCGTGGGCTTGTCGGTCGGCTACGAAGGCCGCAGCCTCAGCGGCGACATCGGCGTGACGCCGCTCGGGTTCCGCGAGACCAACATCGTGGGCGGCGCGCAATACAACGGCGGCGTCACCGACAAGGTCTCGTATTCGCTGGCCGTCGCGCGCCGCGCGGTGAGCGACAGCCTGTTGTCCTATGCCGGCGCGCGGGATTCCGGTTCCGGTCTCGAATGGGGCGGCGTCACTTCAACCGGCGGCCTCGGCAGCCTCGCATGGGACGACGGCACGAGCGGCCTGTATGTGAACGCGGCGTTCCAGTATTACGACGGCAACAACGTACTGAGCAATACTGCCGTCAAAGGCGGCGGCGGCATCTATACGCGTCTGCTGAAAGACGCTGATCAGACACTCACGATCGGCGTGAATACGACGCTGATGCGTTACGACAAGAACCAGTCGTACTTCACCTATGGGCAGGGCGGCTATTTCAGCCCCCAACAGTACGTGATCCTGAACTTGCCGGTGGAGTGGTCCGGGCGCAACGGCGCGTTCACGTACGACGTGAAGGGTTCGATCGGCGTGCAGCATTATCGTCAGGATGCGTCGAACTACTTCCCGCTCAACGATGGTTCAGGCCGGCAAGGTGCGGCTGAGCAGAACGCGGCGAATGTCGGTACGAGCGTGCAGAGCGGCGCGCAGTATCCAGGCCAAAGCAAGACCGGCGTGTCGTATTCGCTCAGCGCAGTGGGCGAATATCAACTCGCGCCGCAACTGGCCTTCGGGGCGACCGCTTCGCTAGGCAATGCTTATGAATATCGCGAGTATCTCGCGGCGGTTTATGTGCGGTATAGCTTCAGCAAGCAGACCGGCTCGCAGCCGTTCCCGCCCACGCCGCTTGTTTCGCCTTATCTGTCGTTGTCGAATTGA